One genomic window of Candidatus Nitrosopumilus sediminis includes the following:
- a CDS encoding DMT family transporter, whose amino-acid sequence MISEKVSFKKSKYGYYLIILAAALSALIHVISKPMLENSENMVEINPIVMAFLIYFIGGIFFTPLAKKTNPISKFGKKDWMFMGLIGIAEVAALITYFYGLSTATAINASIFSNSEIIFALVIGMMVFKEKLHIKECIPFSMIIIGMMALPIGNDLYQHGFNLGHIVTGDLLIILSGVLYAIDITFCKYVGDKFDARRVTQIVSFICAGVAISLIIVFEIPMDVDISQLPGIFTMSILGTGLSTLFFLMALKMIGTVRTVLLYSTTAVFGVIFSGVFLAETISTIDIISLGLVLTGIFLLRNKLAGEGYEEEKDKITSNVTPRRKTRKQSMQTPKISYETRIKNEIALQGWISAG is encoded by the coding sequence ATGATTTCTGAGAAGGTTTCCTTTAAAAAATCAAAGTACGGATATTATCTAATTATTCTAGCGGCAGCATTATCAGCACTTATTCATGTTATTTCAAAACCCATGCTTGAAAATTCAGAAAACATGGTTGAAATCAATCCAATAGTTATGGCATTTTTGATTTATTTTATAGGGGGGATTTTTTTCACACCTCTTGCAAAAAAAACAAACCCTATTTCCAAATTTGGGAAAAAAGATTGGATGTTTATGGGATTGATAGGAATTGCAGAAGTAGCAGCGCTGATAACTTATTTTTACGGATTATCAACGGCTACGGCAATTAATGCATCGATATTTAGCAATAGTGAAATAATTTTTGCACTTGTGATAGGAATGATGGTGTTTAAAGAAAAATTACACATAAAAGAATGCATTCCATTTTCAATGATAATTATTGGCATGATGGCATTGCCAATTGGTAATGATCTATATCAACATGGATTTAATTTGGGGCATATTGTAACTGGAGATCTTTTAATAATTTTATCAGGAGTTTTGTATGCAATAGATATAACATTTTGTAAGTATGTTGGAGATAAATTTGATGCTAGAAGAGTAACGCAAATAGTATCATTCATTTGTGCAGGAGTGGCAATTTCATTAATCATAGTATTTGAAATTCCCATGGATGTAGACATATCTCAATTACCAGGTATTTTTACAATGTCGATTCTAGGTACTGGATTATCAACCTTATTTTTCTTAATGGCTCTAAAAATGATAGGAACTGTAAGAACAGTGTTGTTATACTCCACAACAGCTGTGTTTGGAGTAATTTTTTCAGGAGTATTTCTTGCAGAAACAATTAGCACTATAGACATTATTTCATTAGGATTAGTATTAACAGGTATTTTCTTGCTTCGAAACAAACTTGCAGGAGAAGGGTATGAAGAAGAAAAAGACAAGATTACATCAAATGTCACACCTAGAAGAAAAACAAGGAAACAATCCATGCAAACACCAAAAATATCATATGAAACTAGAATTAAAAATGAAATTGCATTACAAGGCTGGATTAGTGCAGGCTAG
- a CDS encoding TrmB family transcriptional regulator, translated as MEISVNTMQLGTYPVDKNNFEQVRDALVSFGLTPNQSKVFFYLGKIGAKTASDIAKAVNIPRSETYHLLTALQNKGIVEASFQHPIQFTALSIKNAVNLLISTETERLNKLKKAGPELEEIWEKIPGATLNEEEEGEEKFKVLQGGNQVNSKIFDMILNAKKECRILGSEKDFIKFYHANFLDALEEQKIDYKLLTSITKKSNGIFDEIDKTKIKKLCSSVKENLCFLIKDDDEVLFFIKNEGNNKEMRAIWTNSETIIYSKALLFNSIWSKTELGGEVFNE; from the coding sequence ATGGAAATTAGTGTAAACACTATGCAGTTAGGAACATACCCAGTAGATAAGAATAATTTTGAACAAGTACGGGATGCACTAGTTTCATTTGGATTAACACCAAACCAAAGCAAGGTATTTTTTTATCTAGGCAAGATAGGTGCAAAAACAGCATCAGATATTGCAAAGGCTGTCAACATACCAAGAAGTGAGACATACCACTTACTAACGGCCTTACAAAACAAAGGTATCGTAGAAGCATCATTTCAGCATCCAATTCAATTTACAGCATTGAGTATCAAAAACGCAGTAAATCTTCTTATCAGCACAGAAACTGAGCGTCTAAACAAACTCAAAAAAGCAGGACCAGAATTAGAAGAAATCTGGGAAAAAATTCCAGGAGCCACATTAAATGAAGAGGAAGAAGGAGAAGAGAAATTCAAAGTATTGCAAGGAGGCAATCAAGTGAATAGTAAAATTTTTGATATGATTCTTAATGCTAAAAAAGAGTGCAGGATTTTAGGTTCAGAAAAAGATTTCATTAAATTTTATCATGCAAACTTTCTAGATGCGTTAGAAGAGCAAAAAATAGATTACAAATTATTAACATCAATAACAAAAAAATCAAATGGAATATTTGATGAAATAGATAAAACAAAGATCAAAAAACTTTGTTCATCAGTCAAAGAAAACTTGTGCTTTTTGATAAAGGACGATGACGAAGTGTTATTCTTTATTAAAAATGAGGGAAACAATAAAGAGATGAGAGCCATATGGACAAACTCTGAAACAATAATCTATTCCAAGGCATTGTTGTTCAATAGCATATGGTCAAAAACAGAATTAGGCGGAGAGGTATTCAATGAGTAA
- a CDS encoding DUF2203 domain-containing protein, with the protein MFSFFTTNEANEALPDVIKKFEYALAKNNEVKKIEQELQMSMSTTNSFESYVKIKQRLNSAITKFYESVEILENTGVVVKSIEQGLLDFPSKRFEEEVWLCWKYGETEIKFWHEKDSGFMGRKPIEVSDDSLV; encoded by the coding sequence ATGTTCTCTTTTTTTACCACAAATGAGGCAAATGAAGCATTACCCGATGTGATAAAAAAATTTGAGTATGCTTTAGCAAAAAATAATGAAGTTAAGAAAATAGAGCAAGAATTGCAAATGAGTATGTCGACTACAAATTCCTTTGAATCATATGTGAAAATCAAACAACGTCTAAATTCTGCAATCACCAAATTCTATGAATCTGTTGAAATCTTGGAAAATACGGGCGTTGTTGTCAAAAGTATAGAGCAAGGCCTATTGGATTTTCCCTCAAAACGATTTGAAGAAGAGGTTTGGCTATGCTGGAAATACGGTGAAACTGAAATCAAATTTTGGCATGAAAAAGATTCTGGCTTTATGGGAAGAAAACCTATCGAAGTTAGTGATGATTCACTGGTTTAA
- a CDS encoding pyridoxamine 5'-phosphate oxidase family protein, with the protein MIEFKQSEIDFLNSLEEARIATSHNDIPHVKPVSFVKINNSIIIATDYDTRTYTNIKFNRNVGIVIDIYKSGNHKAVCIQGKAEIIENGEEFKKIYEIFFKKFQWVRDDPWNENEAPFLKIVPTTKISWGLD; encoded by the coding sequence TTGATAGAATTCAAACAAAGTGAAATTGATTTTCTAAATTCATTAGAAGAAGCAAGAATTGCAACATCTCATAATGACATTCCACATGTCAAGCCGGTTTCATTTGTAAAAATCAACAACAGTATAATCATTGCAACAGATTATGATACACGGACATATACCAATATCAAATTTAATCGTAATGTGGGTATTGTTATCGATATTTACAAGTCAGGCAATCATAAAGCAGTATGCATCCAAGGTAAAGCAGAAATCATTGAAAATGGAGAAGAATTTAAAAAAATCTACGAAATATTCTTCAAAAAATTTCAATGGGTAAGAGATGATCCCTGGAATGAAAATGAAGCCCCTTTTTTGAAGATAGTACCAACCACAAAAATTAGTTGGGGTTTGGATTAA
- a CDS encoding response regulator, translated as MKILHVEDTPEISKIFADILSTKNYDFDSILDGRAGLELAIYKEYDLILLDMCMPKYSGVDFLLDLKSRKPSELSKVVIVSGLSMSSIQEQELLNLGIRSVLRKPISVQSLLSQVEPEIAF; from the coding sequence ATGAAAATACTTCATGTGGAGGATACTCCTGAAATAAGTAAAATCTTTGCAGATATTTTATCAACTAAAAATTATGATTTTGATAGTATATTGGATGGGCGAGCCGGATTGGAGTTGGCAATATACAAAGAATATGATCTAATTTTACTTGATATGTGTATGCCAAAATATAGCGGCGTTGATTTTCTTTTAGATTTAAAATCAAGAAAGCCTTCGGAGCTATCTAAAGTTGTCATTGTAAGTGGACTCTCGATGAGCTCAATACAAGAACAAGAATTATTAAATTTGGGAATTCGTTCTGTTTTGAGAAAACCTATCTCTGTTCAATCATTGCTTTCACAAGTTGAACCCGAAATAGCATTTTAA
- a CDS encoding response regulator produces the protein MVNCIVIDDERDIVDLICEFLDIIKVDVMAKGNNGKDAVELYKKHTPDIVFTDLSMPDYDGLYAIENIKDENPNAKIIVVTGNPYDENKYFFDLLRIPIISKPFDMDILKQVVEEISSTDTAPIMPFEIKYKFKEDYDFYTCVVNYEQYRNFKKLPIIHECEIVKNNEKNIKLKKEEMEKALNLAVKNDSSHIRKLSKISTDGGMRY, from the coding sequence ATGGTTAATTGCATAGTCATTGATGATGAACGAGATATCGTAGATTTGATATGTGAATTTTTAGATATTATCAAAGTTGATGTCATGGCAAAAGGGAACAACGGTAAAGATGCAGTTGAATTGTATAAAAAACATACCCCAGATATCGTGTTTACAGATTTGTCAATGCCTGACTATGATGGACTTTATGCCATAGAAAATATCAAAGATGAAAATCCAAATGCAAAAATAATTGTGGTGACAGGAAATCCATATGATGAAAACAAATATTTTTTTGACTTGCTAAGAATACCCATAATATCCAAACCATTTGACATGGACATACTAAAACAAGTTGTAGAAGAGATTTCTTCAACAGATACAGCACCCATAATGCCATTTGAAATCAAATACAAATTCAAAGAGGATTATGATTTTTACACATGTGTAGTAAACTATGAGCAATATAGAAATTTTAAAAAACTGCCAATCATACATGAATGTGAAATAGTAAAAAACAATGAAAAAAATATCAAATTAAAAAAAGAGGAAATGGAAAAAGCTTTGAATTTGGCTGTAAAGAACGACAGCAGCCATATTCGTAAATTATCAAAAATATCAACCGACGGAGGAATGAGATACTAA
- a CDS encoding transcriptional regulator, which yields MAEVDQLFASAFEKTIQENLGNTTFQSIQNRLFEKYGMSITESIKDFEKLDSVLTEFFGSGAKGLEKRFLDSICSIKSDKDKVEKRFTILNSSINQSIIKAFSDDEMSKILNASIGEPWTISEILEKLDIPKTSGYRKINLLIKEGLLIKSGQEFTENRRTINKYKSLFDNVNIDFNNKVTVNVQFTPEVVLNSSILQTIYNK from the coding sequence ATGGCAGAAGTTGACCAATTATTTGCATCAGCATTTGAAAAAACAATACAGGAGAATCTTGGCAATACAACATTTCAAAGCATACAGAATAGATTATTTGAAAAATACGGCATGTCAATTACAGAATCGATTAAAGACTTTGAAAAATTAGATTCAGTTTTAACAGAATTTTTTGGATCTGGTGCAAAAGGTCTGGAGAAGAGATTTTTAGACAGCATTTGCAGCATTAAATCAGATAAAGACAAAGTTGAAAAAAGATTCACAATATTAAATTCGTCAATTAATCAATCAATCATCAAAGCATTCAGTGATGATGAAATGTCAAAAATCCTCAATGCCTCAATTGGAGAACCATGGACCATTTCAGAAATTTTAGAAAAATTGGATATTCCAAAGACATCAGGGTATAGAAAAATCAATTTGTTGATAAAAGAAGGGTTATTGATCAAGTCAGGACAGGAGTTCACAGAAAATAGACGAACTATAAACAAATACAAATCATTATTTGACAATGTAAATATCGATTTTAATAATAAAGTCACAGTAAATGTTCAATTTACACCAGAAGTTGTTTTGAACAGTTCAATTCTCCAGACAATATATAATAAATAA
- a CDS encoding class I SAM-dependent methyltransferase: MSSSIIKAYRKYADNYDFAVKLYRLLGIKIGKYRKMTVNSLELSKGDTVVELGCGTGLNFSLILDKIGEEGKLIGVDITDKMLDQAKKRVNGRRWKNVELVESDFAKYQFPQKLDGIFATGALQYSIQYDKIIKQGHDALKPNKKFAIMDFKMSQGPAKIFAPLIIFFTKPFGANEEYLKRTAWKSIEKYFEKTSYREGWGGFLYLSVGTKV; the protein is encoded by the coding sequence ATGTCTAGTTCTATAATTAAGGCATACAGAAAATATGCTGATAATTATGACTTTGCAGTAAAACTCTACCGATTGTTGGGGATTAAAATAGGAAAATATCGGAAAATGACTGTTAATTCACTGGAACTGTCAAAAGGAGACACTGTAGTCGAGCTTGGATGTGGCACTGGTTTGAATTTTTCTTTGATTTTGGATAAAATTGGAGAGGAAGGAAAACTGATTGGAGTTGACATCACCGATAAAATGCTTGATCAAGCAAAAAAACGAGTAAATGGAAGGAGATGGAAGAATGTTGAATTGGTTGAAAGCGATTTTGCTAAATATCAATTTCCCCAAAAATTAGATGGAATTTTTGCAACAGGTGCACTACAATACTCTATTCAATATGATAAAATAATCAAACAAGGACATGATGCACTAAAACCCAACAAGAAATTTGCCATCATGGATTTTAAAATGTCACAAGGACCTGCAAAGATTTTTGCTCCATTAATTATATTCTTTACAAAACCATTTGGTGCAAATGAAGAATATCTTAAAAGAACTGCATGGAAATCAATCGAAAAGTATTTTGAAAAAACTTCTTATCGTGAAGGTTGGGGAGGATTTTTATATCTTTCAGTAGGGACAAAGGTCTAA
- a CDS encoding peptidylprolyl isomerase, with protein MSIKIKCAHILVEKQSESLAILEKIKKGEKFGKLAKEFSTDKGSGKKEGNLGYFTKGMMVKPFEDAAFKLQVGEISEPIKTEFGYHIIKRLG; from the coding sequence ATGAGTATCAAGATAAAGTGCGCCCACATACTAGTTGAAAAACAAAGTGAATCATTAGCAATTTTGGAAAAAATCAAAAAGGGTGAAAAATTTGGAAAGTTAGCTAAAGAATTTTCAACAGACAAAGGAAGTGGAAAAAAAGAGGGAAATTTAGGTTATTTTACCAAAGGTATGATGGTAAAGCCATTTGAAGACGCAGCATTCAAACTGCAAGTTGGAGAAATTTCAGAGCCAATAAAAACAGAATTTGGATATCATATTATCAAAAGATTAGGATGA
- a CDS encoding deoxycytidylate deaminase, translating to MSSFDRPNWDEYFMLQAELAKLRSNCMTRQVGAVIVRNHRQLATGYNGTPPGIKNCFEGGCKRCQLRMEGKIESGASLDRCLCNHAEANAIMHCAILGIEAGIKGAILYTTFVPCLECTKMAITIGIRKFVCLDAYPETDYDLLEEAGVEVISLDKNRITKWAKELVSKYDNSE from the coding sequence ATGAGTTCTTTTGACAGACCTAACTGGGATGAATATTTTATGTTACAAGCAGAACTTGCCAAACTTCGCTCTAATTGTATGACAAGACAAGTAGGCGCAGTCATTGTTAGAAACCACAGACAGTTGGCAACAGGATATAATGGAACCCCACCAGGAATCAAAAACTGTTTTGAAGGAGGATGTAAAAGATGCCAATTAAGAATGGAAGGGAAAATTGAATCAGGGGCATCATTAGACAGATGTTTGTGTAATCATGCAGAAGCAAATGCAATAATGCATTGTGCAATTTTAGGAATAGAGGCAGGGATTAAAGGTGCAATTCTATACACGACATTTGTCCCATGTTTAGAATGTACAAAAATGGCAATAACCATCGGAATTAGAAAATTTGTTTGTCTTGATGCATATCCTGAAACAGATTATGATTTGTTGGAAGAGGCAGGCGTGGAAGTTATTAGCCTTGACAAAAATAGAATTACAAAATGGGCAAAAGAACTAGTAAGCAAGTACGATAATTCAGAGTGA
- a CDS encoding DNA-directed DNA polymerase I gives MQVNLPETKKIESMPASMLVSATYDNISKSAVLKFYDPESKKLFLWKDETGHKPYCYSRLSPDELDFLQERDDILEIKTVRKYDLMKDKEIDMSKITVADPLAIGGTAGDKSIRNVIETWESDIKYYENYLYDRQLIVGKYYEVVNGELKSHDLEISDEVRLALKSLLWDKVDSESMVDAEEFKKYISEWADLLNQPIPKIKRLSIDIEVEAEIGRIPDPKIAEKKVTAIGLKGSDGFDQIFVLKTEGTEEGTNELEQNIKITFYESDKEKEMIQDAFEIMKTFPFVLTYNGDEFDLPYLYNRAERLGVKNSDNPLYMMRDSATLKEGVHLDLYKVLSNRSFQIYAFSQKYTDFSLNSVSKALLGKEKIDYGLEFDELSLYQTANYCYNDALLTYELTSFNKDLMMDLLVIIARIGRMPIDDIARMGVSQWIRSLLYYEHRRENCLIPKREELQRRSEGVMSDAVIKDKKYRGGLVVEPKEGIHFDVVVMDFASLYPSIIKVRNLSYETVRCPHEECKKNTIPGTNHWACTKKNGQTSMIIGSLRDLRVNYYKSLSKKETLTDDQRQQYTVVSQALKVILNASYGVMGAEIFPLYFLPVAEATTAIGRYTILETIKKCEEAGIEVLYGDTDSLFIKNPTKEQIKIVIEQAKKEHGVDLEIDKTYRYCVLSNRKKNYLGVTKDGKVDVKGLTGKKSHTPAFIKNLFYELIDVLSRVQTVEDFVKAKQEITEKIATCGKKVEAKEIPLKDLTFNVMLSKAPSEYVKTIPQHIRAAKQLESIREIKKGDKISFIKILNKPGVKPVELAKKEEIDSKKYMEFMESTLEQITSSMDLDFDTMLGKPKQTGLDEFFWS, from the coding sequence ATGCAAGTAAATTTGCCAGAAACTAAGAAAATTGAATCAATGCCAGCATCAATGTTAGTATCAGCAACATATGACAATATTTCAAAATCTGCAGTTTTGAAATTCTATGATCCAGAATCTAAAAAATTATTCTTATGGAAAGATGAAACAGGGCACAAACCATATTGTTATTCAAGATTATCTCCAGACGAATTAGATTTTCTTCAAGAAAGAGATGACATTTTGGAAATCAAAACGGTTCGAAAATATGATTTAATGAAAGACAAAGAAATAGACATGTCAAAAATCACTGTTGCAGACCCGTTAGCAATAGGGGGAACAGCAGGAGACAAAAGTATTAGAAATGTGATTGAGACATGGGAATCAGATATCAAATATTATGAGAATTATTTGTATGATAGACAACTAATCGTTGGAAAATATTATGAAGTCGTAAATGGGGAGTTAAAATCACATGATCTAGAAATTTCGGATGAAGTTAGACTTGCATTGAAGAGTTTGTTGTGGGATAAAGTAGATAGTGAGAGCATGGTTGATGCGGAAGAATTTAAAAAATATATTTCTGAATGGGCAGATTTACTAAACCAACCAATACCAAAAATAAAGAGACTAAGTATAGATATTGAAGTAGAAGCAGAGATAGGGCGCATCCCAGATCCAAAAATTGCAGAAAAAAAGGTCACTGCAATAGGATTGAAAGGTTCTGACGGATTTGACCAAATTTTTGTGCTCAAAACAGAAGGTACAGAAGAAGGAACAAATGAACTAGAACAAAATATCAAAATTACATTTTATGAATCAGACAAAGAAAAAGAAATGATTCAAGACGCATTTGAAATAATGAAGACATTTCCATTTGTTCTAACATACAATGGAGATGAATTTGATTTACCGTATCTCTACAACAGAGCAGAAAGATTAGGAGTAAAAAATTCAGATAATCCTCTTTATATGATGAGAGATTCTGCAACATTAAAAGAAGGAGTTCATCTTGATTTGTACAAAGTTCTTTCAAACAGATCATTTCAAATCTATGCATTTAGTCAAAAATACACGGACTTTTCTTTAAACAGTGTATCAAAAGCACTTCTAGGCAAAGAAAAGATAGATTATGGATTAGAATTTGACGAGTTATCACTCTACCAGACTGCAAATTATTGTTATAATGATGCTCTTCTAACATACGAACTAACCAGCTTTAACAAAGATTTGATGATGGACTTGCTTGTAATCATTGCAAGAATTGGAAGAATGCCAATTGACGATATTGCAAGAATGGGGGTGTCACAGTGGATTAGAAGTTTACTGTATTATGAACATAGACGAGAAAATTGTTTGATTCCAAAACGAGAGGAGTTACAAAGAAGATCAGAAGGGGTAATGTCAGATGCCGTGATCAAAGATAAGAAATATCGTGGAGGTCTTGTTGTAGAACCTAAAGAAGGAATTCATTTTGATGTGGTAGTAATGGATTTTGCTAGTCTGTATCCAAGCATTATCAAAGTTAGAAATCTATCATATGAAACAGTTAGATGCCCTCACGAGGAGTGTAAAAAAAATACAATACCGGGAACAAATCATTGGGCATGTACAAAAAAGAATGGCCAGACATCAATGATTATTGGATCGTTAAGAGATTTGAGAGTAAATTATTACAAAAGTTTATCGAAAAAAGAGACATTAACAGATGATCAAAGACAGCAATATACAGTTGTCAGCCAAGCACTCAAAGTGATTCTAAATGCCAGTTATGGGGTAATGGGAGCTGAAATATTTCCACTTTACTTCCTACCAGTAGCAGAAGCAACAACTGCAATCGGCAGATATACAATTTTAGAAACAATCAAAAAATGCGAAGAAGCAGGGATTGAGGTTCTGTATGGAGACACAGATTCATTATTTATTAAAAATCCAACAAAAGAGCAAATCAAAATTGTAATAGAGCAAGCAAAGAAAGAACACGGTGTAGATTTAGAGATAGATAAAACGTACAGATATTGTGTGCTCAGCAATAGAAAGAAAAACTATTTGGGAGTTACAAAGGATGGTAAAGTAGACGTTAAAGGATTGACAGGCAAAAAATCACACACACCTGCATTCATCAAAAATTTATTTTATGAATTAATCGATGTCTTGTCCAGAGTCCAAACAGTAGAAGATTTCGTAAAGGCAAAGCAAGAGATCACAGAAAAAATTGCAACATGTGGTAAAAAAGTGGAAGCAAAAGAAATACCATTAAAAGATTTGACATTTAATGTAATGCTAAGTAAGGCACCATCTGAATATGTAAAAACAATTCCTCAACATATCAGAGCAGCCAAACAATTAGAATCCATCAGAGAGATAAAGAAAGGAGACAAAATTTCATTTATCAAAATCCTAAACAAACCCGGCGTAAAGCCAGTTGAATTGGCAAAGAAGGAAGAAATTGATTCTAAAAAATACATGGAATTTATGGAATCAACATTAGAACAAATCACATCCTCAATGGATTTAGATTTTGACACAATGCTAGGAAAGCCAAAACAAACAGGATTAGATGAATTCTTTTGGAGCTAG
- a CDS encoding SemiSWEET family sugar transporter, which produces MEVDGTFLTILGITAGIFILMGWIEQIYKGYKTKRLKDVSKFLMIFIAAGSILWLIYGIIVDDVFIIGTNMSGLILMIIVLGMKKRYDMHAKPS; this is translated from the coding sequence ATGGAAGTAGATGGAACATTTCTAACAATATTAGGAATAACCGCAGGGATTTTTATTTTGATGGGATGGATTGAACAAATCTACAAAGGGTATAAAACCAAAAGACTCAAAGATGTTTCGAAATTTTTAATGATCTTCATTGCAGCAGGTTCGATATTATGGCTAATTTACGGGATTATCGTAGATGACGTATTCATAATTGGTACAAACATGTCAGGGTTAATTTTAATGATCATAGTATTAGGAATGAAGAAAAGATATGACATGCATGCTAAACCATCATAA
- the tpiA gene encoding triose-phosphate isomerase → MFVINCKNYEEIAGDKIVKFVKTAEKISKKYKIKIAISPPQHLIGLVSNSSIPILAQHVDDSKVGSTTGFVIPELLKKSRVKGSLINHSEHRISSKEIEKLILKLKELKMISILCVKDVAEVKKYAKFNPDYIAIEPPELIGSGKAVSKEKPELIAKAAKAIKNAKNSTKLLCGAGIVSGEDVSKAIELGSKGILVASGIIKAKDWNKIMADFAKSMV, encoded by the coding sequence ATGTTTGTAATTAATTGTAAAAATTATGAAGAAATTGCAGGAGATAAAATAGTCAAATTTGTAAAAACGGCAGAAAAAATTTCCAAAAAATATAAAATAAAAATAGCAATATCACCACCACAGCATCTAATTGGATTGGTATCAAATAGTTCAATTCCAATTTTAGCCCAACATGTTGATGACTCAAAGGTTGGAAGCACTACAGGATTTGTGATTCCAGAATTATTAAAAAAATCTAGAGTCAAAGGATCATTAATCAATCACAGCGAACATAGAATTTCCAGTAAAGAAATTGAAAAATTAATTTTAAAATTAAAAGAATTAAAAATGATATCTATTTTATGTGTAAAAGATGTTGCCGAAGTTAAAAAATATGCAAAATTCAATCCAGATTATATTGCAATAGAACCTCCGGAATTAATTGGATCGGGCAAAGCAGTTTCTAAAGAAAAACCAGAATTAATCGCTAAAGCCGCAAAAGCGATAAAGAATGCAAAAAATAGTACAAAATTACTTTGTGGTGCGGGAATTGTTTCAGGAGAAGATGTGTCAAAAGCCATAGAATTAGGATCCAAGGGAATCTTAGTTGCAAGTGGAATTATCAAAGCAAAAGACTGGAATAAGATTATGGCAGATTTTGCCAAGTCAATGGTTTAA